From a region of the Candidatus Binatia bacterium genome:
- the nadD gene encoding nicotinate-nucleotide adenylyltransferase, which produces MKQPKERPRRIGIFGGTFNPIHLAHLRSAEEVREAQRLDRILFIPSATPPHKRKQGLVSAAHRLAMARLAISGNPYFRVSTIEIERPGHSYSVDTLRALHARLPRASFSFIMGADAFGEIETWKEYEGIFGLCDLVVTSRPPVHEPQLREALPVAVRSQFWYSEGQLEHRTGNRIIFQRISDLDISASCIRQRLGRGLSIRYLVPISVERYIARHGLYARRSS; this is translated from the coding sequence GTGAAGCAGCCGAAAGAACGGCCGCGGCGCATCGGCATCTTCGGCGGGACGTTCAACCCCATTCATCTGGCGCACCTTCGCAGCGCCGAAGAGGTGCGCGAGGCGCAACGGCTGGATCGTATTCTGTTCATCCCCAGCGCCACCCCGCCGCACAAGCGCAAGCAGGGCCTGGTCTCCGCCGCGCACCGTCTGGCGATGGCCCGGTTGGCCATCAGCGGGAATCCGTATTTCCGGGTGTCCACCATCGAAATCGAGCGGCCCGGGCATTCGTATTCGGTCGACACCTTGCGCGCGTTGCACGCGCGCCTGCCGCGAGCTTCGTTCTCGTTCATCATGGGCGCCGACGCCTTCGGCGAGATCGAGACATGGAAGGAGTACGAGGGCATCTTTGGGCTCTGTGACCTCGTGGTGACGTCGCGTCCGCCGGTGCATGAGCCGCAGCTGCGTGAAGCCCTCCCCGTTGCCGTGCGTTCCCAGTTTTGGTATTCTGAAGGCCAATTGGAGCACCGTACGGGGAATCGGATCATTTTCCAGCGCATCAGCGATCTCGACATTTCTGCTTCCTGCATTCGCCAGCGCCTCGGCCGTGGTTTGTCAATTCGGTACTTGGTTCCCATTTCAGTCGAGCGGTACATTGCACGCCACGGGCTGTATGCGCGGAGGTCTAGTTGA
- the rsfS gene encoding ribosome silencing factor: MKQVEERAKALLCVRFALEKKAYDLILMEVGEFTSLAGYFLICTGRSDTQVQAITQGIEENLGRLGMRPLSTEGYPRGQWVVMDYDDVVVHIFYEPVREFYDLERLWTRAPRVGLPEPYRSQAHDLRLASEAR, from the coding sequence TTGAAGCAGGTTGAAGAGCGCGCCAAGGCGCTTCTCTGCGTACGGTTCGCCCTCGAAAAGAAGGCCTACGACCTCATCCTCATGGAGGTCGGCGAGTTCACCTCGCTGGCGGGTTACTTCCTGATTTGCACCGGCCGCTCGGACACCCAAGTCCAGGCGATTACCCAGGGCATCGAAGAGAACCTCGGGCGCCTCGGCATGCGGCCGCTCTCGACCGAGGGGTACCCCCGAGGGCAATGGGTGGTGATGGATTACGACGACGTCGTGGTCCACATCTTCTATGAGCCGGTACGGGAGTTCTACGACCTCGAGCGCCTGTGGACCCGGGCGCCGCGGGTAGGGCTGCCGGAACCGTACCGCAGCCAGGCGCACGACTTGCGCTTGGCTAGCGAAGCGCGCTAA
- a CDS encoding lipopolysaccharide assembly protein LapA domain-containing protein has translation MKRAVAVIVGVAMVCLVAYLSWLNPAAVEFRLTPARSIQAPLAVLMVLAFVIGILLVFTAVLVQAGRRAIVAWQLGRQQRRIERIDDWEARGEELIWKGEAQQGRALLQRASQRRPDGAHAVLALAESFCETGEFQRACEVLAAAANRDEASPEVLLALAKAQGSAGDRAAGIAVLERLRALRPQAPRVLRALREAYVEAERWADATALQEALVGQVRDPAQAGRERAGLVALRYQMALHLGDVSSRVQALEALADSRAGSVPVWVSLGDALLASGRQDEASLVWERALRTQPRTVFADRLASIASEERHRERLRLLMRKLRADQVRADMVRLLTAQLYLKDGNAAQAARELEGLQNPGAAPALVHRLWAEVHSRRGQLEQAVVAYAQAEAGLATYHCNGCGRIISEWKGYCPQCREWDSYRSEAEIGVA, from the coding sequence ATGAAACGGGCCGTCGCCGTCATTGTGGGCGTCGCCATGGTCTGCCTGGTCGCCTACCTTTCGTGGCTCAATCCCGCGGCGGTCGAGTTTCGTCTGACGCCGGCGCGGAGCATCCAGGCGCCGCTGGCCGTGTTGATGGTCCTGGCCTTTGTCATCGGCATTTTGCTGGTGTTCACGGCGGTGCTGGTGCAGGCAGGAAGACGCGCCATCGTGGCCTGGCAACTGGGACGCCAGCAGCGCCGCATCGAACGCATCGACGACTGGGAGGCGCGCGGTGAGGAACTGATATGGAAGGGCGAGGCGCAGCAGGGGCGGGCGCTGCTGCAGCGGGCATCGCAGCGCCGCCCAGACGGTGCGCACGCGGTGCTGGCGCTGGCCGAGTCGTTTTGTGAGACCGGGGAATTTCAACGTGCGTGTGAAGTGCTCGCCGCCGCGGCGAATCGTGACGAGGCCAGTCCGGAGGTTTTGCTGGCGCTGGCCAAGGCGCAAGGCTCGGCGGGGGATCGCGCCGCGGGGATCGCCGTTCTCGAGCGGTTGCGGGCGCTGCGGCCGCAGGCCCCGCGCGTGTTGCGGGCGCTACGGGAGGCGTACGTGGAGGCCGAGCGTTGGGCCGATGCTACGGCGCTGCAAGAAGCGCTGGTCGGACAGGTCCGTGATCCCGCGCAAGCGGGGCGCGAACGTGCCGGGCTGGTGGCTCTGCGGTATCAGATGGCGCTGCATCTTGGCGACGTGAGCAGCAGGGTGCAGGCGCTCGAGGCGCTTGCCGACAGCCGCGCCGGTAGCGTGCCGGTGTGGGTGAGTCTTGGAGACGCGTTACTGGCGAGCGGCCGCCAAGACGAAGCCTCGTTGGTGTGGGAACGGGCCCTGCGCACCCAACCCAGGACGGTGTTCGCCGACCGCCTCGCTTCCATCGCCAGTGAGGAGCGGCACCGCGAGCGGCTGCGCCTGCTCATGCGCAAGCTGCGCGCCGATCAGGTGCGGGCCGACATGGTCCGTCTGCTGACGGCGCAACTGTATTTGAAGGATGGCAATGCGGCCCAAGCGGCGCGGGAACTCGAGGGGCTGCAGAATCCTGGGGCGGCGCCAGCCCTCGTGCACCGGCTATGGGCCGAAGTGCACTCGCGCCGCGGCCAACTCGAGCAAGCGGTGGTTGCCTACGCCCAGGCAGAAGCTGGGCTGGCAACCTACCACTGCAATGGCTGCGGCCGGATCATTTCGGAATGGAAAGGCTACTGCCCGCAGTGCCGCGAGTGGGATTCGTACCGTTCCGAAGCGGAGATCGGAGTGGCGTGA
- the cysC gene encoding adenylyl-sulfate kinase: MANLKSKHVVWHPGAVTKADREVVTGHKACTLWMTGLPASGKSTLAVALEKTLWERGVHAYVLDGDNIRHGLNKDLGFSPEDRNENIRRIGEVAKLFTTAGVINLTAFISPYRADRDQARKLMSDAEFVEVFVDCSVAECERRDPKGHYKKARSGEIKEFTGVSAPYEPPLQPEIVVHTDRESEEESVATILSYLERNGYVPAASP; encoded by the coding sequence ATGGCAAATCTGAAATCGAAGCACGTGGTCTGGCATCCAGGCGCAGTCACCAAAGCCGACCGGGAAGTGGTCACCGGTCACAAAGCCTGCACACTCTGGATGACCGGCTTGCCGGCGTCGGGGAAATCGACCCTGGCGGTCGCATTGGAGAAGACATTGTGGGAGCGCGGCGTCCATGCCTATGTCCTCGACGGCGACAACATCCGGCACGGACTGAACAAGGACCTGGGATTTTCCCCGGAGGATCGCAACGAAAACATCCGCCGCATCGGTGAGGTAGCGAAGCTCTTCACCACCGCCGGCGTGATCAATCTCACCGCCTTCATTTCACCCTATCGGGCCGATCGCGACCAAGCCCGGAAGCTCATGAGTGACGCGGAGTTCGTCGAGGTGTTCGTCGACTGTTCGGTGGCTGAATGCGAGCGCCGCGATCCCAAAGGGCACTACAAGAAGGCCCGTAGCGGGGAGATCAAGGAGTTCACCGGTGTCTCGGCCCCCTATGAACCACCGCTGCAACCCGAGATCGTGGTGCATACCGACCGCGAGTCAGAAGAAGAGAGCGTCGCGACGATTCTCTCTTACCTTGAGCGAAACGGCTACGTGCCTGCCGCCAGTCCGTGA
- a CDS encoding M3 family oligoendopeptidase: MEHNFAAGVTWNLSDLYAGPDDPRLVRDLEAALQAARRFGETYRGRINVPTGLSPTVLAEAVTAMEAILEQAGKACAYAELLHAADVTPPAHGALVALTQEQASAVRREILFFELEWLAVDEAVAQRLLADPACAARRHFLSSLRRYRPHVLSEPEEKILEETANTGSRAFSRLFDEVLSSLEFEVEVEETRQRLNESGVLTLLYDNRREVRRTAAEALTRGLQDNQLLLGFIFNTLVQDHAIDDRLRTYQDPMAARHLANEISGDTVAALMEACEASHDIVRRYYRLKRRLLRLDELADYDRYAPIAVDKTVVAWPRCREMVLAAYDAFSPRLAEIATAFFDQRWIDAEVRSGKRGGAFSASTVPSAHPYVLVNYTGRPNDVTTVAHELGHGVHQYLARPRGYIEADTPLVMAETASVFGEMLVFEHLLREVTDPEARLGLVCTKIEDAIATVFRQVALTRFEEKLHRARRGRGELPREDICTLWMEANAALYGDSVALTQGYRWWWAYIPHFVHSPFYCYAYGFGELLVLALYETYRREGAPFVAKYLDLLAAGGSDTPANLLRRFDIDVTDPGFWNLGLDRLRQMVAEAERLTGELAK, translated from the coding sequence ATGGAGCACAACTTCGCGGCAGGCGTGACGTGGAACCTTTCCGATCTGTATGCCGGACCTGATGATCCGCGCCTCGTGCGGGATCTCGAGGCGGCGTTGCAGGCGGCGCGCCGCTTCGGCGAAACCTATCGCGGCAGAATCAACGTTCCGACTGGTTTATCGCCCACCGTGCTGGCGGAAGCCGTCACCGCCATGGAAGCGATTCTGGAACAAGCCGGCAAGGCTTGCGCCTACGCCGAGCTCTTGCACGCGGCTGACGTTACCCCGCCGGCGCACGGTGCTCTGGTGGCCCTGACGCAAGAGCAGGCCTCGGCCGTTCGGCGGGAAATATTGTTCTTCGAGCTGGAGTGGCTGGCGGTGGATGAGGCGGTGGCGCAGCGCCTGCTCGCCGATCCCGCCTGCGCGGCACGGCGCCATTTTCTGAGCAGCCTCCGGCGCTATCGGCCCCACGTCCTGTCCGAACCCGAAGAGAAGATCTTGGAGGAGACGGCGAACACCGGGTCCCGTGCCTTCTCACGGCTATTCGACGAGGTGCTGTCGTCATTGGAGTTCGAGGTCGAGGTTGAGGAAACGCGACAGCGCTTGAACGAAAGCGGTGTCCTGACTCTGCTCTACGACAATCGGCGTGAAGTTCGACGCACGGCAGCCGAAGCCCTGACGCGCGGGCTCCAGGACAATCAGCTCCTGCTCGGGTTCATCTTCAATACCTTGGTCCAGGATCACGCCATCGATGATCGCCTCAGAACGTATCAGGACCCGATGGCGGCGCGGCACCTCGCCAACGAAATCAGCGGTGACACCGTGGCCGCCTTGATGGAAGCGTGCGAGGCGAGTCACGACATCGTGCGACGCTACTATCGGCTGAAGCGTCGTTTGTTGCGACTCGATGAGCTGGCCGATTACGACCGCTACGCGCCGATTGCGGTCGACAAGACGGTCGTGGCGTGGCCACGCTGCCGCGAGATGGTCCTGGCGGCATACGACGCGTTCTCGCCACGCCTGGCCGAGATCGCCACGGCATTTTTCGATCAGCGTTGGATCGACGCCGAGGTGCGGAGTGGAAAGCGGGGTGGTGCTTTTAGCGCATCCACTGTGCCGAGCGCGCATCCGTACGTGCTGGTGAACTACACCGGACGGCCGAACGACGTGACGACGGTGGCGCATGAATTGGGCCACGGCGTGCATCAGTATCTGGCACGGCCGCGTGGCTACATCGAGGCCGATACCCCTCTGGTGATGGCTGAGACCGCGAGCGTGTTTGGCGAGATGCTGGTGTTCGAACATCTGCTGCGAGAGGTTACCGATCCGGAAGCCCGTCTCGGGTTGGTGTGCACCAAGATCGAAGACGCCATCGCCACGGTGTTCCGGCAGGTGGCACTCACGCGCTTCGAAGAGAAGCTGCATCGGGCACGGCGCGGGCGCGGCGAGCTGCCACGCGAGGACATCTGCACCCTCTGGATGGAGGCCAACGCGGCGCTGTACGGGGACTCGGTTGCGCTCACCCAGGGGTATCGCTGGTGGTGGGCGTACATCCCGCACTTCGTGCACTCGCCCTTCTATTGCTACGCTTACGGTTTCGGCGAGTTGCTGGTGCTGGCGTTGTACGAGACCTACCGGCGCGAGGGCGCGCCTTTCGTGGCGAAATATCTGGACCTGCTTGCTGCCGGCGGTTCGGACACGCCCGCGAATCTGCTGCGCAGGTTCGACATCGATGTCACCGATCCGGGATTCTGGAACCTCGGTCTCGATCGACTACGCCAGATGGTGGCCGAGGCCGAGCGGTTGACAGGCGAGCTAGCGAAATAG
- a CDS encoding phosphoadenylyl-sulfate reductase, producing the protein MVVDGKTIAALAAEYATRDPSDILALAIREFGPDVAISFSGAEDVVLIDMAGKLGGKFTVFSLDTGRLHPETYQFIETVRRHYGLPVETFFPQPEAVQKLVREKGLYSFYKDGHKECCGIRKVEPLVRALKPLKAWVTGQRQDQSPGTRAEVPVIQLDSSFGSAERPLVKFNPIAHWTSKQVWTYIRVNDVPYNPLHERGFVSIGCEPCTRPVNPGQHEREGRWWWEEETMKECGLHASNTKCQDGNL; encoded by the coding sequence ATGGTAGTTGATGGAAAGACCATTGCGGCCCTGGCCGCAGAATATGCCACGCGTGACCCAAGCGATATTCTTGCATTGGCGATCCGGGAATTTGGACCGGATGTTGCGATCTCATTCAGCGGGGCCGAGGATGTCGTCCTGATCGACATGGCCGGCAAGCTCGGTGGCAAGTTCACGGTGTTTTCGCTCGATACTGGGCGTCTGCATCCCGAAACATACCAATTCATCGAGACCGTACGCCGCCATTATGGGTTGCCGGTGGAGACGTTCTTCCCGCAGCCCGAAGCGGTGCAGAAGCTGGTCCGTGAGAAGGGATTGTATTCGTTCTACAAGGACGGTCACAAGGAATGCTGTGGAATTCGCAAGGTGGAGCCCTTGGTGCGGGCACTGAAACCATTGAAGGCTTGGGTCACCGGCCAGCGCCAGGATCAGAGCCCCGGTACGCGGGCTGAAGTACCGGTCATTCAGCTCGATTCGTCCTTCGGCTCAGCCGAGCGCCCGCTGGTAAAGTTCAACCCGATCGCGCACTGGACCTCGAAGCAGGTGTGGACGTACATCCGTGTCAACGATGTCCCCTACAACCCCTTGCATGAGCGCGGCTTCGTCTCCATCGGGTGCGAGCCCTGCACCCGACCCGTAAACCCGGGCCAGCACGAGCGCGAAGGGCGCTGGTGGTGGGAGGAGGAGACGATGAAGGAGTGCGGGCTGCACGCAAGCAATACGAAATGTCAGGATGGGAACCTGTAA
- a CDS encoding acyl-CoA synthetase, translated as MKFNVAEINEAIAAAIPDRECIVYRDRRLTWRDFSTRTRQLANVLIRHGLGAHQERGALRNFESGQDHLGLYLYNGNEYLEGMVGAYKARVAPFNVNYRYIENELVYLLNDADCHALIYHAAFAPMVAKIRGELPHLRLLLQVADESGNALLPGAIDYEEALRQSSAERPQLEWSPDDLYILYTGGTTGFPKGVLWRQEDIFFGALGGHPPGAPKHESIESVVGAAQTGGIRSLPAPPFMHGASHWMAFNCFHQGGTVVIQNHPSRLDPDDIWSTIEREKAVLMTIVGDAFGRPLLDQLDKKRYDLGHFNVLLSGGAILTPALKDAFLQKLPQLMIVDGFGASETGGHGTQVSLAGVKATTGTFQMNEETTVLKENLSGPVVPGSEETGWLARAGHVPLGYFKDAEKTARTFPVINGVRYAIPGDHAKLAAEGSIIVLGRGSVSINSGGEKIYPEEVEQALKHHPAVYDAVVVGTPSDRFGQQVTAVVQARAGEVPPETELIEFCAHHLARYKLPRVVIFVDEMVRSPAGKADYRWVKKTALERLGLAE; from the coding sequence ATGAAATTCAACGTCGCCGAAATCAACGAAGCCATCGCCGCCGCCATCCCCGACCGTGAATGTATTGTGTATCGCGACCGTCGTCTGACGTGGAGGGATTTCAGCACCCGCACGCGTCAGCTGGCGAACGTTCTGATCCGCCACGGCCTGGGAGCGCATCAGGAACGCGGCGCTTTGCGGAACTTCGAGTCGGGCCAGGACCACCTGGGGCTCTATCTCTACAACGGGAACGAGTACCTCGAAGGCATGGTGGGCGCGTATAAGGCGCGTGTCGCCCCCTTCAACGTCAATTACCGCTACATCGAGAACGAGCTGGTCTATCTGCTCAACGACGCCGACTGCCACGCGTTGATCTACCACGCCGCCTTCGCTCCCATGGTGGCGAAGATCCGCGGCGAACTGCCGCACCTGCGCCTCCTGTTGCAGGTTGCGGATGAATCAGGCAACGCGCTGCTTCCCGGCGCCATCGACTATGAAGAAGCCCTGCGGCAGTCGTCGGCAGAGCGGCCACAACTCGAGTGGTCGCCCGACGATCTCTACATCCTCTACACCGGCGGCACCACCGGTTTCCCCAAAGGCGTACTCTGGCGCCAAGAAGACATTTTCTTCGGGGCACTCGGCGGGCATCCACCGGGGGCGCCGAAGCATGAATCGATCGAGTCGGTTGTCGGCGCCGCACAGACGGGAGGGATCCGCTCCCTGCCGGCGCCCCCGTTCATGCATGGGGCATCACATTGGATGGCATTCAACTGTTTTCATCAGGGCGGGACCGTGGTCATCCAGAATCATCCTTCGCGCCTCGACCCCGATGACATCTGGTCGACGATCGAACGAGAGAAGGCCGTCCTCATGACCATAGTGGGCGACGCCTTCGGACGGCCCTTGCTCGATCAGCTCGACAAGAAGCGCTACGACCTTGGGCACTTCAACGTCCTGTTGTCCGGAGGCGCGATCCTGACGCCGGCCCTCAAGGATGCGTTCCTGCAGAAGCTTCCGCAGCTCATGATCGTTGATGGGTTCGGCGCCTCGGAAACCGGCGGGCATGGCACCCAGGTCAGTCTGGCGGGCGTGAAGGCCACCACGGGCACGTTCCAAATGAACGAGGAGACCACCGTCCTGAAGGAGAATCTGAGTGGGCCGGTAGTGCCCGGCAGCGAGGAAACCGGCTGGCTGGCCCGCGCGGGACACGTCCCCCTCGGGTACTTCAAGGATGCCGAGAAGACCGCGCGTACCTTCCCGGTCATCAACGGGGTCCGGTACGCTATCCCTGGCGATCATGCCAAGCTGGCGGCGGAGGGTTCCATCATCGTTCTCGGACGCGGCTCGGTGAGCATCAATTCCGGGGGCGAGAAGATCTACCCGGAGGAGGTAGAGCAGGCGCTGAAGCACCACCCGGCGGTGTACGATGCCGTCGTGGTTGGAACACCAAGCGATCGCTTTGGTCAACAGGTCACCGCCGTCGTACAGGCCCGCGCCGGCGAGGTGCCGCCCGAGACGGAGCTGATCGAGTTCTGCGCCCACCACCTAGCGCGTTACAAGCTGCCACGCGTCGTGATCTTCGTCGATGAAATGGTGCGTAGCCCGGCCGGCAAGGCGGACTATCGCTGGGTCAAGAAGACGGCGCTCGAACGGCTGGGATTGGCCGAATAG
- a CDS encoding LLM class F420-dependent oxidoreductase — MKFGVMFVNAGPFAFPEYLEILARTAEEAGFESIWTVEHVLIPLGYHSRYPYSSSGRLPGPESSPIADPILPLAFAAAITKKVRLGTAIVILPQRHPAYVAKEMATLDVLSGGRAMLGIGIGWLKEEFDAVGVPFNQRAGRTDESIHAIRSLWKPTPEAFEGKFYKWGPVESNPKPLQQPGVPIIIGGHSDGAARRAARYGDGFFPMTDDPQVLASLLATMRAECAKIGRDPKEIEISMGTVGLDVTLDLDAARRAQDAGVGRLAIAPPAYDPDGLRRGLHEFAERVIVKL; from the coding sequence ATGAAGTTCGGAGTGATGTTCGTCAACGCCGGGCCCTTCGCGTTCCCCGAGTATCTCGAAATCCTGGCCCGCACCGCCGAGGAAGCCGGCTTCGAGTCGATCTGGACGGTCGAGCACGTACTGATCCCGCTCGGATATCACTCGCGCTACCCCTACAGTTCCTCCGGCCGGTTACCGGGGCCCGAGAGCTCGCCGATTGCCGACCCGATTTTGCCTCTGGCATTCGCGGCGGCCATCACCAAGAAAGTGCGGCTGGGAACCGCCATCGTGATTCTCCCGCAGCGCCACCCGGCTTACGTGGCCAAGGAAATGGCCACACTCGACGTACTCTCCGGGGGTCGGGCCATGCTTGGGATCGGCATCGGTTGGCTCAAAGAGGAGTTCGATGCCGTCGGTGTTCCGTTCAACCAACGGGCGGGGCGCACGGACGAGTCCATCCACGCCATCCGCTCGTTGTGGAAGCCCACGCCGGAAGCCTTCGAGGGCAAGTTCTACAAATGGGGACCGGTGGAGTCGAACCCGAAGCCGCTGCAGCAACCCGGCGTACCGATCATCATCGGCGGTCATTCGGACGGCGCCGCTCGCCGCGCCGCTCGCTACGGTGACGGCTTCTTCCCGATGACCGACGATCCGCAAGTGCTCGCCTCCCTGTTGGCCACCATGCGCGCCGAATGCGCCAAGATCGGGCGGGACCCGAAGGAAATCGAGATCTCGATGGGGACGGTTGGCCTCGACGTCACCCTTGACCTCGACGCGGCCCGCCGCGCTCAAGATGCGGGCGTCGGGCGCCTAGCCATCGCCCCGCCCGCTTACGACCCGGACGGATTGCGCCGGGGCCTTCATGAGTTCGCCGAGCGCGTGATCGTCAAGCTGTAG
- a CDS encoding antibiotic biosynthesis monooxygenase yields MMFTVLAELKVHEGKVDEAKAAFRELVRAVKSSEPGTLEYTFLQRKDDPLTFIVFERYQDENAFQTHMVNLQQHAAAFASVLAGAPSATFLDEV; encoded by the coding sequence ATGATGTTCACCGTACTAGCAGAGCTGAAAGTCCATGAAGGCAAAGTTGACGAGGCGAAGGCCGCGTTCCGCGAACTGGTGCGGGCGGTGAAGTCCAGCGAGCCCGGCACGCTGGAGTACACGTTCCTGCAACGCAAAGACGATCCCCTCACCTTCATCGTCTTCGAGCGTTACCAGGACGAAAACGCGTTTCAGACGCACATGGTGAACCTGCAGCAACACGCCGCCGCCTTTGCGTCGGTTTTGGCAGGTGCCCCCAGCGCAACCTTCCTCGACGAGGTGTGA
- a CDS encoding serine hydrolase domain-containing protein: MPDARFFASSPESVGIDPEKLHAVFERAEQEVRDGLLPSVQIAIARQGKIAGMRTFGRVSHEERAAAATNDTLYVVFSATKALTSAAAWLLIEEGRLSIAERVADIIPEFGSGGKDVVTVEQLFTHTAGFPYAPFNPLEWHDRAKRVERFGRWKLNWEPGTRFEYHPTSTMWVVAELIERRSGMGFGEFVRSRIATPLGLSDLYVGLPPALHGRVADIVHVGSKPAAEELKAFGYPDMADGTLIEDALLGFNQRAVREVGVPGGGGIMTAGDLALFYQALLAEGRAPDGRQIWKPETIRMARQIRSGELSDPVFHKRANRGLGIIVAGDEDKVYRGFGRSGSELMFGHNGAGGQIAWADPETGISIGYCTNGLDRNPFRQARRTTAISSRAAVCAL, encoded by the coding sequence ATGCCCGACGCACGATTCTTCGCTTCTTCTCCTGAGAGTGTTGGGATCGATCCAGAGAAGTTGCATGCTGTCTTTGAGCGGGCCGAGCAGGAGGTCCGCGACGGGCTGTTGCCGTCGGTACAGATCGCGATTGCGCGCCAGGGCAAGATCGCCGGGATGCGTACTTTCGGCCGGGTCTCACATGAAGAACGGGCAGCGGCGGCGACGAATGACACACTCTACGTCGTCTTCTCGGCGACGAAGGCGCTTACCTCGGCTGCGGCGTGGTTGCTCATCGAGGAAGGCAGGCTGAGTATTGCCGAACGCGTGGCTGATATCATCCCCGAGTTCGGTAGCGGTGGGAAGGACGTCGTCACCGTGGAGCAACTGTTCACGCACACGGCGGGGTTCCCGTATGCACCCTTCAATCCGCTGGAGTGGCACGATCGAGCCAAACGGGTCGAACGTTTCGGGCGGTGGAAGCTGAACTGGGAACCCGGCACGCGCTTCGAGTACCATCCGACGTCGACCATGTGGGTGGTGGCGGAGCTGATTGAGCGGCGCTCCGGCATGGGCTTCGGCGAGTTCGTGCGTTCGCGCATCGCCACCCCCCTGGGCCTTTCGGACCTCTACGTCGGCCTGCCGCCGGCGCTTCACGGCAGGGTTGCCGATATCGTTCACGTCGGGAGCAAGCCCGCGGCGGAGGAACTGAAAGCGTTCGGATATCCCGATATGGCCGACGGGACGCTGATCGAGGACGCGCTGCTGGGCTTCAACCAGCGAGCGGTGCGGGAGGTAGGTGTCCCCGGTGGCGGTGGCATCATGACGGCGGGCGACCTTGCGCTCTTCTACCAGGCGTTGCTCGCCGAGGGGCGTGCGCCTGACGGCAGGCAGATTTGGAAGCCGGAAACGATCCGGATGGCGCGCCAGATACGGAGCGGGGAGCTGAGCGATCCCGTGTTTCACAAGAGGGCGAACCGTGGGCTGGGAATCATCGTGGCTGGCGACGAGGACAAAGTCTATCGCGGTTTCGGCCGCAGCGGCTCGGAACTCATGTTCGGGCATAATGGTGCGGGGGGACAAATCGCTTGGGCGGATCCCGAAACCGGCATCTCTATCGGCTACTGTACCAACGGGCTGGATCGCAACCCGTTCCGCCAAGCGCGACGGACCACGGCGATCTCGAGCCGAGCGGCGGTGTGCGCCTTGTGA